A region from the Desulfitobacterium dehalogenans ATCC 51507 genome encodes:
- the alr gene encoding alanine racemase: MSDAWIDIDLDAIANNYREITQHLSPGARVMSVVKADAYGLGAVPVARTLQKLGCQAFAVTTAEEGLILREHGVEGIILVLGPVSSEQMAEALEGDLQLTLSDFYMLRKWEAVAAELGKEAKVHLKLETGMGRTGFFEKDWELLAGLLKESPHITPVGVYTHLARAAQRDQAYTRQQVECFQRGVKVLEEHGFTGLWKHVCNSAAFLDYPEWHYDFIRTGTLLIGHFPATAFAGKLKLQDPWVAKARIVSLRRVPKGTFVGYQSIYRTKAETQLAVIPVGYADGFGVQPHFVPQGVWDFIKIVIKNFLALCGIYRGQETVTLQGHKIPVAGKIGMQLTVLDVGDLSCETGDEVVLPLRRTQANPRLLRQYWSEKRLIAKRNIKEGFLQSYPEYP, encoded by the coding sequence ATGAGTGATGCATGGATTGATATTGATCTGGACGCCATAGCGAATAATTACCGAGAAATAACTCAGCATCTTAGCCCGGGTGCACGAGTCATGAGCGTAGTCAAAGCTGACGCCTATGGCTTGGGAGCGGTTCCTGTTGCCCGTACGCTCCAAAAACTTGGCTGCCAGGCTTTTGCGGTGACCACTGCGGAAGAAGGTCTTATTCTGCGTGAGCATGGAGTGGAAGGGATTATTTTGGTTTTGGGGCCGGTATCCTCGGAGCAAATGGCAGAGGCCCTTGAAGGAGACCTCCAGCTGACCCTATCGGATTTTTATATGCTAAGGAAATGGGAAGCTGTCGCTGCAGAATTGGGCAAAGAGGCTAAAGTCCACCTTAAGCTGGAGACGGGAATGGGGAGAACCGGCTTTTTCGAGAAGGATTGGGAACTACTTGCCGGGTTATTAAAGGAATCCCCCCACATCACCCCTGTAGGCGTCTATACCCATCTGGCTCGGGCTGCTCAACGGGATCAAGCCTATACCCGGCAGCAAGTGGAATGTTTTCAGAGAGGGGTAAAAGTTCTCGAGGAACATGGGTTTACAGGCTTATGGAAGCATGTGTGCAATAGTGCTGCCTTTTTGGACTATCCTGAATGGCATTATGATTTTATTCGGACGGGAACCCTCTTGATCGGCCACTTCCCTGCCACGGCCTTTGCAGGCAAGCTTAAACTGCAGGATCCATGGGTTGCCAAGGCCCGTATTGTTAGCCTGCGCCGGGTACCCAAAGGAACCTTTGTCGGCTACCAAAGTATTTATCGAACTAAGGCCGAGACTCAATTAGCTGTGATTCCTGTGGGTTATGCCGATGGATTTGGTGTTCAGCCTCATTTTGTTCCCCAAGGAGTTTGGGATTTTATTAAGATTGTCATCAAGAACTTTTTAGCCCTTTGCGGAATTTATAGGGGACAAGAGACTGTGACCTTACAAGGGCATAAGATTCCTGTTGCCGGAAAGATTGGTATGCAGTTAACGGTTCTTGATGTAGGAGATCTTTCTTGCGAGACGGGGGACGAGGTGGTTCTGCCTCTGAGACGGACCCAAGCCAATCCGCGATTATTAAGACAATATTGGTCTGAAAAAAGATTAATCGCGAAACGCAATATAAAAGAAGGATTTTTACAATCTTATCCAGAATATCCATAA
- a CDS encoding lipid II:glycine glycyltransferase FemX, translated as MPYTARLIDNAEKERFDEFMARHSKGHVLQTWGWGELKNRTGWKPWRLVLEDHGEIVAAISILERKIPVVGIPIFYASRGPVLDWTNHELFDALLLEVKKLAQKRGAIFLKIDPDVPSSDKDLENYLKSRGFRSAETGKGFEGVQPKYVFRLDIAPDEETLLAQMHQKTRYNIKLATKKGVTIRIGTKGDLPDFYRVLKETTERDKFLVRAYSYFEDMYDELHSAGMAELFIAEYEGQIIAGTLALIIGEKAWYLYGASSNSHRNVMPNYLIQWEMIRWAKSKGCTLYDFRGVPGHLTEDNPLYGLYRFKKGFNGEYTEFIGEWDLVYRPVVYFLWNTLEPVYSDVVKGIIGKLRQRNKG; from the coding sequence ATGCCATATACAGCAAGACTGATAGATAACGCTGAAAAAGAGCGTTTTGATGAATTTATGGCTCGCCACTCGAAGGGTCATGTACTGCAGACCTGGGGCTGGGGAGAACTTAAAAATAGAACCGGCTGGAAACCATGGCGTTTAGTCCTTGAAGACCATGGTGAAATTGTAGCCGCCATCTCTATTCTCGAACGGAAGATACCTGTCGTGGGAATTCCCATTTTTTATGCTTCCCGGGGACCCGTTCTCGATTGGACCAATCACGAATTATTTGATGCCCTTCTTCTCGAGGTTAAAAAATTAGCCCAAAAGCGGGGGGCTATTTTCCTGAAAATCGACCCGGATGTTCCCTCTTCAGACAAAGATTTAGAGAATTACTTGAAGAGCCGGGGGTTCCGAAGTGCAGAAACCGGCAAGGGCTTCGAAGGAGTTCAACCTAAATATGTCTTCCGTCTGGACATCGCCCCTGACGAAGAGACTCTATTGGCTCAAATGCACCAGAAGACCCGCTATAATATTAAATTAGCGACAAAAAAGGGAGTCACCATCCGCATTGGTACTAAAGGAGATTTGCCCGATTTTTATCGAGTGCTCAAGGAAACTACGGAGAGAGATAAATTCCTGGTCCGGGCCTACTCCTATTTCGAAGATATGTATGATGAACTTCATTCTGCCGGCATGGCGGAGCTATTCATTGCCGAATATGAAGGACAGATTATCGCAGGTACCTTGGCCCTGATTATCGGAGAAAAGGCCTGGTATCTCTATGGTGCCTCTTCTAACTCCCATAGAAATGTGATGCCCAATTATCTGATTCAATGGGAAATGATCCGCTGGGCTAAATCCAAAGGCTGCACCCTCTACGATTTCCGCGGGGTACCTGGCCATCTCACCGAGGACAATCCCCTCTATGGCCTTTACCGTTTCAAAAAAGGCTTCAACGGAGAGTACACCGAATTCATCGGCGAATGGGATTTGGTCTATCGTCCTGTGGTCTACTTCCTCTGGAACACCCTTGAGCCGGTATACTCCGATGTGGTCAAAGGAATTATCGGGAAGCTGCGGCAGAGAAATAAAGGGTAA
- a CDS encoding CTP synthase, producing the protein MTKFIFVTGGVVSSLGKGITASALGCLLKNRGLSVAIQKFDPYINIDPGTMSPYQHGEVFVTDDGAETDLDLGHYERFIDVPVSKNSNVTTGKIYWSVLNKERRGDYLGGTVQVIPHITNEIKERIYRVARENHPDIVITEIGGTVGDIESLPYLEAIRQMRSDIGRDNVLYLHVTLIPYLNASGELKTKPTQHSVKELRGIGIQPNILVCRTEHAISNDMKEKLALFCDIDREAIIQMVDAKSIYEVPLNILEEGMDDIVLKILGIEAPPADMTEWSAMVDRINNPLSETEIAIVGKYVELPDAYLSVAEALRHAGIEHLAKVKIRWVNSEEIEGSSAEALLRGVSGVLVPGGFGNRGIEGKIEAIRYARENKIPFLGICLGMQTAVIEFARNVCGMKNANSSEFDIDTPYPVIDILPEQKEIEDKGGTMRLGISPVKLIEGTKVSSIYQDEVIYERHRHRYEVNNQFRAELEKGGLKFSGTSPDGRLVEITEYPDHPWFVASQFHPEFKSRPYRPHPLFREFVQATLTNR; encoded by the coding sequence ATGACGAAGTTTATTTTTGTCACAGGTGGTGTAGTATCCTCCTTGGGAAAGGGGATCACGGCATCCGCTCTGGGGTGCTTGCTCAAAAATAGGGGATTAAGTGTGGCCATACAAAAATTTGATCCTTATATTAACATTGACCCAGGGACTATGAGTCCTTACCAACATGGTGAAGTTTTTGTTACCGATGATGGAGCGGAGACGGATTTAGATCTTGGGCATTATGAGCGTTTTATTGATGTACCTGTGTCTAAAAATAGCAATGTAACCACAGGAAAAATCTATTGGTCCGTCCTCAACAAAGAAAGACGAGGAGATTACTTAGGCGGAACAGTACAGGTCATTCCCCATATTACTAACGAAATTAAGGAACGCATTTACCGAGTAGCTCGGGAAAACCACCCGGATATTGTGATTACGGAAATCGGTGGTACCGTTGGAGATATTGAATCCCTGCCCTATTTAGAAGCTATTCGTCAAATGCGCAGTGATATCGGCAGAGACAATGTCCTTTATCTTCATGTGACCCTCATTCCCTATCTGAATGCCTCAGGTGAGCTCAAGACAAAACCCACTCAGCATTCCGTTAAAGAGCTTCGGGGAATCGGCATTCAGCCCAATATTCTGGTTTGCCGCACAGAACATGCTATTTCCAACGATATGAAAGAAAAACTAGCCCTCTTCTGTGATATCGATCGTGAAGCCATTATCCAAATGGTGGATGCTAAGAGTATTTATGAAGTTCCTTTAAATATCTTAGAAGAAGGCATGGATGATATCGTTCTTAAGATTCTGGGTATTGAAGCACCTCCTGCTGATATGACAGAGTGGAGTGCTATGGTTGATCGCATTAATAATCCTCTGAGTGAAACGGAAATTGCCATTGTCGGAAAATATGTGGAGCTTCCCGATGCCTATTTGAGTGTAGCCGAAGCCTTGCGTCATGCCGGAATTGAACATCTGGCGAAAGTTAAAATACGCTGGGTCAACTCGGAAGAGATTGAAGGGTCTTCGGCCGAGGCGCTGCTCAGGGGCGTATCCGGAGTTCTTGTACCCGGCGGATTCGGCAACCGGGGAATTGAAGGTAAGATTGAAGCGATTCGCTATGCGCGGGAAAATAAAATACCCTTCTTAGGAATTTGCTTAGGCATGCAGACTGCAGTCATTGAATTTGCGCGGAATGTATGCGGCATGAAAAATGCCAACAGCTCTGAATTTGATATAGACACACCTTACCCTGTCATTGATATCCTGCCTGAACAGAAAGAGATCGAAGACAAGGGAGGAACCATGCGCTTGGGAATATCTCCTGTCAAGCTTATCGAGGGCACTAAGGTCAGCTCCATTTATCAGGATGAAGTGATCTATGAGCGCCATCGCCATCGCTATGAAGTAAATAATCAATTCCGCGCGGAATTAGAAAAGGGCGGTCTGAAATTCTCAGGAACTTCCCCTGATGGACGCCTTGTAGAGATCACAGAGTATCCTGATCATCCATGGTTTGTGGCTTCTCAGTTCCATCCGGAATTCAAATCCCGTCCTTATCGTCCACATCCCCTCTTTAGAGAGTTTGTCCAAGCCACATTAACCAATAGATGA
- the rpoE gene encoding DNA-directed RNA polymerase subunit delta codes for MKGGVILTHSLTQKVKLSDEDMAYEILASQGRAMHYQDLIMEVLTRQERAQDPAAISGVLTHINLDARFAYAGNGEWGLKVWVPSKSSRKIPTITLLNKGLAYDDSNEELELDLEGKDILFDDGEDGGDESDSELEEGSFNNEESW; via the coding sequence ATGAAGGGCGGTGTAATATTGACCCATTCCTTAACACAGAAAGTAAAGCTCTCTGATGAAGATATGGCTTATGAGATTCTTGCATCCCAAGGACGTGCTATGCATTACCAGGATTTAATCATGGAAGTGCTCACACGGCAAGAACGTGCGCAAGATCCGGCTGCTATCTCGGGCGTATTGACTCACATCAATTTAGATGCCCGTTTTGCCTATGCAGGCAACGGAGAGTGGGGACTTAAAGTTTGGGTCCCCAGCAAAAGTTCGCGGAAAATACCAACCATCACCTTATTGAATAAAGGATTAGCCTATGATGATAGTAATGAAGAACTCGAATTAGATTTAGAGGGCAAGGATATTCTTTTTGATGACGGGGAAGATGGTGGGGATGAATCGGATTCGGAGCTTGAAGAGGGTTCCTTTAACAACGAAGAATCCTGGTAG